The following nucleotide sequence is from Salvia miltiorrhiza cultivar Shanhuang (shh) chromosome 7, IMPLAD_Smil_shh, whole genome shotgun sequence.
GCACAGTGGCGCTGCTCGCACCAACCGGGCTCAACAGTGGCAAGGGGCTCTTGCGAGCCGGGTGCACGCCGGTGAGCCCagctgtggatgctcttattcTTATACTAGTATCACGAGATATAAATACATACAATCCCTAACAACCAATCCGGGGAGAGTATAATAGATATTTTTATGTGATGCAATATATAGATATTAAAGTTCATAATAAATCAAACGTACGAATACATCCATCCTATATATCCAAGAAAAACATAAAGGAAACAAAACTCTTAAAAACggtgggaaaaaaaaaagttgtcaaAGCTCACGAGAACTTAATCTTACGATGCAGACACAGTACAAACAAGGTGACCATGGAAATATCAAATGGACAGTTTTTTCTTATTAAATGGGAGTAATTACAGACAGAAACCACAAGTTGACATTGTGATGCTCCAAATATTCGCCAAGGTTGCGTGCCAgaaaaaaagaatttcaaaaaatatatatattttcataaactACACAATGAAGAAAACTGGAAAACGTTACAAACACCAAGGATAAATAAAGGACGGTATTGACGAGAAGTCACTTAGTTGGCCATGTAGCTTGAGCCGACATTATAATGCCTACAATGACACCGAACAATCCCAGTGCACTGCCAAATATCTCAATGACGAGGATCTTAACAAAAAGTGTCGAGTTTTGGGCATCGGATAGGGCACAGCTGCTTCCTATGATACCAACGCATAGCCTCCATGAAAGTAAGAGGGCCACAAGGGGGGAGAATGTGAGATGAAATTGCTCCAAAAAATTAGTTTAACTGATTTGATTGTTTAAAAGGAGAGCGTTAGAAGTTAGAACTTACCCGCAGACAAGGTTAGCAAAGCCCACGATAATTCCAGATGCAAATATGGCGTAGCCAGCTCTCATGGATTCAGGGTCATAAATCTTTGAAGTAGGCACACTATCAAGCTTTGTTTGTAGAATGATAGCAACGATGACTCCATATATAGCAACAGCCTCACAAAAAATGACACTGAAAGGAAAATGTTGAGAAA
It contains:
- the LOC130992209 gene encoding V-type proton ATPase subunit c''2, producing MVTSSSSWAQALLRISPYTFSAIGIAISIGVSVLGAAWGIYITGSSLIGAAIKAPRITSKNLISVIFCEAVAIYGVIVAIILQTKLDSVPTSKIYDPESMRAGYAIFASGIIVGFANLVCGLCVGIIGSSCALSDAQNSTLFVKILVIEIFGSALGLFGVIVGIIMSAQATWPTK